A genomic stretch from Borrelia sp. P9F1 includes:
- a CDS encoding BlyB family putative holin accessory protein yields the protein MSGRDKLNPQSEGTTAALNTDAVQLQASNINIGGLLYSVSSILKFANIEHPVVNKIVEGSRIIYELVGFTQSIYNSIIATNEDKEQERYKQEMIDIINVAGQIISNSSDSHEKKELLEKLRAQRNKLAAEKIEALKREMANESTF from the coding sequence ATGAGCGGTCGAGACAAATTAAACCCACAAAGTGAAGGCACCACAGCGGCGCTAAATACGGATGCAGTACAACTACAAGCAAGCAACATAAACATAGGAGGCTTATTGTACAGTGTATCGAGCATATTAAAATTTGCCAACATAGAACATCCAGTAGTAAACAAGATAGTAGAAGGCAGTAGAATCATTTACGAACTAGTTGGCTTTACACAAAGCATATACAACTCTATTATTGCAACCAATGAGGACAAGGAACAAGAGAGATACAAACAGGAAATGATTGACATTATCAATGTAGCGGGGCAAATAATATCTAATTCTTCCGATAGTCATGAGAAGAAGGAATTATTAGAAAAGCTTAGAGCACAACGCAATAAATTAGCTGCTGAAAAAATTGAAGCTCTTAAAAGGGAGATGGCAAATGAGTCTACTTTTTAA
- a CDS encoding BBA14 family lipoprotein — translation MSLLFNAKARILLFLLILLTACTTIASIPLEPEAPEEQSLDSLTKYESQLLEYVIYLQVFLVNTQKTVKDNDYPKFTFFDTNKLKSSQTINTLKSNITLMKQYIDLTKPIAEKVYKKYSKRISMG, via the coding sequence ATGAGTCTACTTTTTAATGCAAAAGCAAGGATATTACTCTTTTTATTAATACTACTAACAGCATGCACAACAATAGCTAGTATCCCTCTAGAGCCTGAGGCACCAGAAGAGCAATCACTTGACTCATTGACTAAATATGAGAGCCAATTACTTGAATATGTTATATACCTACAAGTCTTTTTAGTTAATACACAAAAGACAGTAAAGGATAATGACTACCCTAAATTTACTTTCTTTGATACAAATAAACTAAAAAGTTCACAAACAATTAATACCTTGAAATCCAACATTACTCTTATGAAGCAATATATTGATCTGACTAAACCTATTGCAGAGAAAGTATATAAGAAGTATTCAAAACGAATCTCTATGGGTTAA